Proteins from a single region of Corynebacterium casei LMG S-19264:
- a CDS encoding shikimate kinase: MTLPSIPQPTAATRPHVVLVGPPGAGKSTIGRRLSRALNVGLVDSDQLIEAAEGKSCGEVFADLGEPKFRDIEAQHVAEALQSDGVVSLGGGAVLTESTRQLLENHVVVLIDVSAEEGARRTARESTRPVLAADNPVEHYRDLIETRKPYYREVANFRARTDGRSPQQVVADILGFLDTVC; the protein is encoded by the coding sequence ATGACCCTTCCTTCTATTCCGCAGCCTACTGCTGCGACTCGCCCGCATGTGGTGCTCGTGGGACCTCCTGGTGCTGGTAAATCCACCATCGGCAGGCGCCTATCGCGTGCTCTGAACGTGGGACTGGTGGATTCTGATCAGCTCATTGAAGCAGCTGAAGGTAAATCCTGCGGTGAAGTTTTCGCAGACCTTGGTGAGCCAAAATTCCGTGATATTGAAGCCCAGCATGTTGCAGAGGCGCTGCAATCTGACGGCGTGGTTTCCCTTGGTGGTGGTGCTGTGTTGACTGAGTCAACGCGCCAGTTGCTAGAAAATCACGTGGTGGTGCTCATTGATGTCTCCGCTGAGGAAGGCGCACGACGTACTGCGCGTGAGTCCACCCGCCCGGTGCTCGCCGCGGATAATCCAGTGGAGCACTACCGGGACCTCATCGAAACACGCAAGCCTTACTACCGTGAGGTAGCCAACTTCCGGGCTCGCACCGATGGCCGTAGCCCCCAACAAGTAGTTGCGGATATCCTGGGCTTCCTCGACACGGTGTGCTGA
- the aroC gene encoding chorismate synthase, which produces MVGMLRWTTAGESHGQALIAMLEHMPAGVPVDRDEISFQLARRRLGYGRGARMKFEADELTLLTGIRHGYTLGSPIAIMIGNTEWPKWTTIMSAEKLDMDDPENVKAMESGRGAPLTRPRPGHADFAGMIKYGHTEARPILERSSARETAARVAAATVARSFLRETLGVEVLSHVLSIGPSETYEGTAPHFEDITAIDESPVRSFDKAAEESMISEIEKAKKQGDTLGGIVEVVVDGLPIGLGSHISGDDRLDAQLASALMGIQAIKGVEIGDGFEEARRRGSEAHDEMVRTEDGVDRLTNRAGGLEGGMTNGQQLRVRAAMKPISTVPRALKTVDMATGEAATGIHQRSDVCAVPAAGVVAEAMVALVLARSVLDKFGGDSVEETKRNIAAYQDYVAQRMEFNQD; this is translated from the coding sequence ATGGTTGGCATGCTTCGTTGGACTACTGCAGGGGAATCCCACGGCCAGGCGCTCATTGCGATGCTTGAGCATATGCCGGCCGGTGTACCCGTTGACCGTGATGAAATTTCATTCCAGCTCGCTCGTCGCCGACTCGGCTATGGCCGCGGTGCGCGCATGAAGTTTGAGGCGGATGAGTTGACGCTACTCACCGGTATTCGTCATGGCTATACCTTGGGCAGCCCAATCGCCATCATGATTGGCAACACTGAGTGGCCAAAGTGGACCACCATCATGTCCGCAGAAAAGCTGGACATGGATGATCCAGAAAACGTTAAAGCTATGGAATCGGGTCGCGGTGCACCGCTGACTCGTCCACGTCCAGGTCACGCAGACTTCGCTGGCATGATCAAGTACGGGCACACGGAAGCACGCCCAATCCTGGAGCGTTCTTCTGCCCGTGAGACCGCCGCGCGAGTTGCAGCCGCAACCGTAGCGCGTAGCTTCCTGCGTGAGACTCTTGGCGTGGAGGTCCTATCCCACGTTTTGTCCATCGGTCCATCTGAAACCTATGAGGGCACGGCCCCACACTTTGAAGACATCACCGCGATCGATGAATCCCCAGTGCGCTCCTTTGACAAGGCAGCTGAGGAATCCATGATCTCAGAGATTGAGAAGGCAAAGAAGCAGGGCGATACCCTCGGCGGAATCGTTGAAGTTGTGGTTGATGGCCTGCCTATTGGCCTGGGCTCCCACATCTCTGGTGATGACCGTTTGGATGCACAGTTGGCCTCCGCGTTGATGGGCATTCAGGCCATCAAGGGCGTGGAGATCGGTGATGGCTTTGAAGAAGCACGTCGCCGCGGATCAGAAGCTCATGATGAAATGGTTCGCACCGAAGACGGCGTGGATCGCCTGACCAACCGCGCTGGCGGTTTGGAAGGCGGCATGACCAATGGTCAGCAGCTGCGCGTTCGCGCGGCAATGAAGCCAATTTCCACCGTGCCGCGCGCCCTGAAAACCGTTGACATGGCGACTGGCGAAGCAGCGACTGGTATTCACCAGCGCTCCGATGTCTGTGCTGTGCCGGCAGCAGGTGTTGTGGCCGAAGCAATGGTTGCTTTGGTGCTTGCCCGTTCCGTTCTGGATAAGTTCGGTGGCGACAGCGTTGAAGAAACTAAGCGCAATATTGCTGCCTACCAGGACTACGTTGCACAGCGTATGGAATTTAACCAGGACTAG
- the aroB gene encoding 3-dehydroquinate synthase, protein MTSTTSGAASNSRTTIAVNGPAPYEVVIDKGLDVGIAKHAKATGADKVMVVHQPSIAEPAAQLAARIREEGLEVFVEEVPDAEGGKQVATPIALWDRLGEENFSRTDAIVGLGGGAVTDMAGFVAATWMRGIKVIQVPTTLLAMVDAAVGGKTGINTAAGKNLVGAFHEPSAVFIDLERLRTLPADEIVAGSAEIIKTGFIHDPVIIERYEQGPAACVDPDGFLPELIARSVAVKAAVVGEDLKEAGLRETLNYGHTFGHAVELRENYRWRHGKAVAVGMMFIAQLSHARGLIDAELVARHERILANIGLPTTYEPGHFDELYQAMTRDKKNRHGTIRFVALTGVGSTTRLEGPSMDELRVAYDAISTH, encoded by the coding sequence GTGACTTCCACAACCTCCGGAGCCGCAAGCAATTCAAGGACCACAATCGCAGTCAATGGACCAGCTCCCTATGAGGTAGTCATTGACAAGGGTCTTGACGTCGGCATCGCTAAGCATGCGAAAGCTACCGGCGCTGACAAGGTTATGGTGGTGCACCAGCCAAGCATCGCCGAACCGGCAGCACAGCTCGCTGCGCGCATCAGGGAAGAGGGGTTGGAGGTCTTCGTTGAAGAAGTCCCCGATGCAGAGGGCGGCAAGCAGGTAGCAACACCGATCGCACTGTGGGATCGTTTGGGCGAGGAGAACTTCTCCCGCACCGATGCCATTGTTGGCCTTGGCGGCGGGGCAGTGACTGATATGGCGGGCTTTGTGGCCGCCACTTGGATGCGTGGCATCAAGGTCATTCAGGTTCCCACCACGTTGCTCGCCATGGTTGATGCTGCCGTTGGCGGCAAGACTGGTATTAACACCGCAGCGGGTAAGAACCTGGTGGGCGCGTTCCATGAGCCCTCGGCAGTGTTCATCGACTTGGAGCGACTTCGCACCTTGCCTGCCGATGAAATCGTTGCCGGCTCCGCCGAAATCATCAAGACCGGCTTCATCCATGACCCAGTCATTATTGAGCGCTATGAGCAAGGCCCAGCGGCGTGCGTGGACCCAGACGGGTTCTTGCCAGAGCTCATCGCGCGTTCGGTAGCGGTCAAAGCAGCCGTGGTGGGCGAGGACCTCAAAGAGGCGGGCCTGCGCGAAACCCTGAACTACGGCCATACTTTTGGTCATGCTGTGGAGCTGCGCGAAAACTACCGCTGGCGCCATGGCAAGGCAGTCGCGGTCGGCATGATGTTTATCGCGCAGCTGTCGCACGCGCGTGGCCTAATTGACGCGGAGCTGGTTGCGCGCCATGAGCGAATCTTGGCGAATATTGGTCTGCCCACAACCTATGAGCCAGGCCATTTCGATGAGCTGTACCAAGCCATGACTCGCGATAAGAAAAACCGCCACGGCACCATCCGGTTTGTGGCGTTGACCGGTGTGGGAAGCACCACGCGCCTGGAAGGCCCAAGCATGGATGAACTGCGTGTGGCTTATGACGCGATTTCCACACATTAA
- the aroQ gene encoding type II 3-dehydroquinate dehydratase, whose translation MKIVVVNGPNLNRLGKRQPEIYGTTTLADIEKLVRSHADAAGIELDFVQSNHEGVLLDTVHAAADEGVAVIINPGAFTHTSVALRDALAEIADGKGFVEVHISNVHAREEFRQHSFLSDKAIGVVAGLGVYGYIAALGYFTQDLAPKNA comes from the coding sequence ATGAAGATTGTTGTAGTCAATGGACCAAACTTGAACCGACTGGGTAAGCGCCAGCCAGAAATCTATGGCACCACCACGCTTGCCGATATTGAGAAGCTGGTGCGCAGCCACGCGGACGCGGCAGGTATCGAGCTAGATTTCGTGCAGTCCAATCACGAGGGCGTGCTGCTCGATACCGTGCATGCTGCTGCCGATGAAGGCGTCGCCGTTATTATCAACCCTGGCGCCTTTACACACACTTCAGTTGCCCTGCGTGATGCGCTGGCGGAAATCGCCGACGGCAAGGGATTTGTGGAAGTTCACATCTCCAATGTGCACGCGCGCGAGGAGTTCCGCCAGCACTCTTTCCTTTCTGACAAGGCCATCGGTGTTGTCGCTGGCCTGGGTGTTTATGGCTACATTGCGGCGCTGGGATATTTCACTCAAGACTTGGCACCAAAGAACGCCTAG